The Ziziphus jujuba cultivar Dongzao chromosome 7, ASM3175591v1 genome includes a region encoding these proteins:
- the LOC107425151 gene encoding AP2-like ethylene-responsive transcription factor AIL6, with translation MAPATNWLSFSLSPMEMLRSSESTQFMAYDNSNTVSPQYLIDNFYANGWTNPKSQMYFPEEDNNQGKECQGPSNIAADSPIITSFIDPQTHNQAIPKLEDFLGDSSSMVRYSDSQTETQDSSLTQIYDQGSAYFNDQQQDLKAIAAFQTFSANSGSEVDDSVSIARTQQLTGGEFTTGHSIDSSGTGNELGFSSCPTGSLSLAVTQSSEKAIVSADSDCTKKIADTFGQRTSIYRGVTRHRWTGRYEAHLWDNSCRREGQARKGRQVYLGGYDKEEKAARAYDLAALKYWGPTATTNFPVTNYTKELEEMKHVTKQEFIASLRRKSSGFSRGASIYRGVTRHHQQGRWQARIGRVAGNKDLYLGTFATEEEAAEAYDIAAIKFRGINAVTNFEMNRYDVEAIAKSALPVGGAAKRLKLSLDSEEKPSLNRDQQAQCSSGSNNINFAAIQPVSTIPCGIPFDASAAAYHHNFYQHLQPNIACSDPAGMTPSVVAPVTMIPQPAEFFIWPHQSY, from the exons atggcTCCAGCGACTAACTGgttatctttctctctctcacccaTGGAAATGCTGAGGTCCTCCGAGTCTACTCAGTTCATGGCGTATGATAACTCCAACACCGTTTCCCCTCAGTATCTGATCGATAATTTCTATGCAAATG gCTGGACGAACCCAAAGTCCCAAATGTACTTCCcagaagaagataataatcaAGGCAAAGAATGCCAAGGACCAAGCAATATTGCTGCTGATTCGCCTATTATAACCAGCTTCATTGACCCACAGACCCATAACCAAGCTATTCCCAAACTGGAAGACTTTCTTGGCGATTCTTCGTCAATGGTCCGTTACTCCGATAGCCAAACAGAGACCCAAGACTCGTCCCTAACCCAAATCTACGATCAGGGTTCTGCTTATTTCAACGACCAACAGCAAGATCTGAAAGCAATTGCTGCGTTCCAAACTTTCTCTGCGAACTCGGGCTCGGAAGTAGATGACTCGGTGTCAATCGCAAGAACTCAGCAGCTTACTGGCGGTGAGTTTACCACTGGTCATTCGATTGATTCGTCTGGGACTGGGAACGAGTTGGGTTTCTCTAGCTGTCCCACAGGTTCTTTGTCTCTTGCGGTCACTCAGAGCTCTGAGAAAGCCATTGTTTCCGCTGATTCCGATTGCACCAAGAAGATTGCTGATACATTTGGGCAGCGAACTTCAATTTACAGAGGGGTGACTAG GCACAGGTGGACGGGTAGATATGAAGCGCATCTATGGGATAACAGCTGTAGAAGGGAGGGTCAGGCCAGAAAAGGGCGTCaag TTTACTTGG gTGGATATGACAAGGAAGAAAAAGCAGCCCGGGCATATGATTTGGCCGCTCTGAAATACTGGGGACCCACTGCAACCACCAACTTTCCA GTTACAAACTATACCAAGGAGCTGGAAGAGATGAAACATGTAACCAAGCAAGAATTCATTGCATCCCTCAGAAG GAAAAGTAGTGGATTTTCTAGGGGGGCTTCAATATATAGGGGTGTGACAAG GCATCACCAACAAGGTAGATGGCAAGCGAGAATAGGCCGTGTTGCTGGGAACAAAGATCTATATCTCGGGACATTTG CAACTGAGGAGGAAGCAGCAGAGGCCTATGACATTGCAGCAATAAAATTCAGGGGTATAAATGCTGTTACCAACTTTGAGATGAATCGATATGATGTTGAAGCAATTGCCAAAAGCGCTCTTCCTGTTGGAGGTGCCGCTAAGCGCTTGAAGCTGTCTCTGGATTCAGAAGAGAAGCCATCTCTAAACCGCGATCAGCAAGCACAGTGCAGCAGTGGCAGCAACAACATCAACTTCGCTGCAATTCAACCGGTATCAACCATTCCATGTGGAATTCCTTTCGACGCCTCAGCAGCGGCTTATCATCACAATTTCTACCAACACCTTCAACCTAATATTGCCTGTTCGGATCCTGCTGGTATGACCCCTTCCGTGGTGGCGCCGGTGACCATGATACCACAGCCGGCTGAGTTCTTTATATGGCCTCACCAATCTTATTGA
- the LOC107425146 gene encoding uncharacterized protein LOC107425146 codes for MAPEVVLQLAFLILTLSIFFVMIKLPKQALTKLRAKNRANLQSSRHFVQGSHLLVRARSIPNRQQSLIHAKNALIEAEKALSLSPKDPAPHILKALALDLMDRKNSALRSLDLALSIPCVKSLSEKERGDALVKRAELKMAVNRKRRIDSAMEDLVESVRLLSDGGSGTESKGLCLLGQCYEWKGMREMAREAFEKALRLEPESIAAREGLDRLAS; via the coding sequence ATGGCACCAGAGGTGGTTCTCCAACTGGCTTTCCTCATACTAACCCTATCCATATTCTTCGTCATGATCAAACTTCCCAAACAAGCCCTAACCAAGCTCCGAGCCAAGAACCGAGCCAACCTCCAATCCAGTCGCCATTTCGTCCAAGGATCTCATCTCCTGGTTCGAGCCCGATCGATTCCAAACCGACAACAGTCCCTAATTCACGCCAAGAACGCATTGATCGAAGCAGAGAAAgcactctctctctcccccaaaGACCCAGCCCCTCACATCCTCAAAGCCCTAGCTTTGGATCTCATGGATCGGAAAAACTCCGCTCTCAGATCCCTCGACCTGGCTCTGTCTATTCCGTGCGTGAAGTCACTCTCGGAGAAAGAGCGTGGCGATGCGCTGGTCAAGAGGGCCGAGTTGAAGATGGCTGTGAATCGGAAGCGGAGGATTGACTCGGCCATGGAGGATCTGGTTGAGTCGGTGAGGTTGCTGAGCGATGGTGGAAGTGGAACCGAGTCGAAGGGGTTGTGTTTGTTGGGTCAGTGTTACGAATGGAAAGGGATGAGAGAGATGGCTCGGGAGGCTTTTGAGAAGGCATTGAGGCTCGAGCCCGAATCGATTGCGGCTCGAGAGGGCTTGGACCGCTTAGCCTCATAG
- the LOC107425134 gene encoding putative U-box domain-containing protein 50: protein MNSPRPEEKVYVALGMELQDGFKTLEWTLQKWKSHPISITILHITYNITRDFVYTPFGKLPASSLSDEKLEVLKKYEKEKINNLLSKYIAFCGKVKAEILRVEKNDKPLHKLMLDLISGYHITNLVISLTIMKSSSWRSKSAIGGSFYIHQKKPDFCEFFIICGGKQVFLRVENDERIMEDDQGLKVAKMKERVNFRSLIDKMLPESLIDSRRRSSASSNLQNQWEYCCEEIENYFQHLSSLNFDEEDCEQMMNDSVQISPMEAEMQKLAESNMSITEKLESMRKKKSEAHKEIQLKRKEADSNIERQKKAQWAICLSNRRADELDVLIKEETTKRVGLKEELDTTKDLMCEVRTDIEESKKKLNSLMELQSELSNKLEISTTEKMNVESQLEKAVATRAEMVRDIGELRRQRDVLRRRVEFCREKDAIGMAVRMSEPGCSFREYSAEEIRLATDDYSERLRLKSGGDLTHVYRGRISHCTVAIKMINSSSAFSREEFQAQVEFLSHVRHPHLIPTLGFCSDPKCIVFEYMHNGNLRDIVLHSRINSAKRSPPLLWHQRIRIAAQIFSGLSFLHLAHPKPIVHGSLDPSNILLDRNLVAKISGFGLAQSKGECHVGSDIRAFGVLLLYLLTGRNWDGLVEDMMLSDKAALVRVLDDTAGQWSLDLAQRLSGLALRCLSINQGSDSDVKVGTLMEELEEMRKEAEGLVEKAGREVVVSGGVEQREQESSDVPSVFLCPIFQEVMENPCVAADGFSYEQKAIEEWLRMGRDTSPMTNLRLKHTLLTPNHNLRSLIQDWHAKRSIVSPSAL from the exons ATGAATAGTCCTCGTCCAGAAGAGAAGGTTTATGTTGCTCTTGGGATGGAGCTTCAAGATGGATTTAAGACCTTGGAGTGGACTCTGCAGAAATGGAAGTCTCATCCAATTTCCATTACCATTCTCCATATTACCTATAATATTACAAGAGATTTTGTTTATACCCCAT TTGGAAAACTCCCTGCAAGTTCTCTGAGTGATGAGAAACTTGAAGTTCTTAAGAAGTATGAGAAAGAAAAGATCAACAATTTACTTTCCAAGTACATAGCTTTCTGTGGCAAG GTAAAGGCTGAGATTCTTCGTgttgaaaaaaatgataaaccTCTTCATAAACTAATGCTGGATTTGATTTCTGGGTACCATATAACCAACTTAGTCATCAGTCTCACGATCATGAAATCCTCATCctg GAGATCAAAGAGCGCAATTGGTGGATCATTTTACATACACCAGAAGAAACCAGATTTCTGTGAGTTCTTCATAATATGTGGTGGAAAACAGGTTTTTCTAAGAGTAGAAAATGATGAAAGAATCATGGAAGATGATCAAGGACTTAAGGTTgcaaaaatgaaagagagagtCAATTTCAGATCTCTGATTGACAAAATGTTGCCTGAAAGTTTAATTGATTCGCGTCGCCGATCATCTGCTTCATCCAATTTGCAAAATCAGTGGGAATATTGTTGTGAAGAAATTGAGAATTATTTCCAGCATTTGTCATCCTTAAATTTTGATGAAGAAGATTGTGAGCAAATGATGAATGATTCTGTTCAGATTAGTCCAATGGAGGCAGAGATGCAGAAACTTGCAGAGTCTAACATG AGCATTACAGAGAAGTTAGAATCAATGAGAAAAAAGAAGAGCGAAGCTCACAAGGAAATCCAACTGAAGAGAAAAGAAGCAGATTCCAATATCGAAAGGCAAAAGAAGGCACAATGGGCCATTTGTTTAAGCAATCGCCGG GCTGATGAGCTAGATGTTCTGATCAAAGAGGAAACCACAAAAAGGGTAGGGTTAAAGGAAGAATTAGACACTACAAAAGATTTAATGTGCGAAGTTAGGACAGACATTGAAGAAAGCAAGAAGAAGCTAAATTCACTCATGGAGCTCCAATCAGAGCTTTCTAACAAGCTAGAGATTTCAACCACGGAGAAAATGAATGTTGAGTCGCAGCTAGAGAAGGCGGTAGCTACTCGTGCTGAGATGGTTAGGGATATCGGGGAACTGCGAAGACAGAGAGACGTTCTTCGCCGGAGAGTTGAGTTTTGCAGAGAAAAAGATGCCATTGGAATGGCTGTGAGGATGAGTGAACCTGGGTGTAGTTTTAGGGAGTATAGCGCGGAGGAGATTAGATTGGCTACTGATGATTATTCGGAGCGTTTGAGGTTGAAATCTGGAGGTGATTTGACTCATGTTTATAGAGGACGCATCAGTCACTGTACTGTGGCCATCAAAATGATCAACTCGTCTAGTGCATTTTCACGGGAAGAATTCCAAGCTCAG GTGGAGTTTCTTAGCCATGTCAGACACCCACACCTGATTCCAACCTTGGGTTTCTGCTCCGACCCTAAATGCATAGTCTTTGAATACATGCACAATGGCAACTTAAGGGACATAGTCCTTCACTCTCGCATAAACTCTGCAAAGAGAAGCCCACCCCTCTTGTGGCACCAACGGATCCGCATTGCGGCCCAGATTTTCTCGGGCCTGAGCTTTCTTCATTTGGCCCATCCCAAGCCCATTGTTCATGGGTCTCTTGACCCATCCAACATCCTCCTCGATCGCAATCTTGTTGCAAAGATTAGTGGTTTTGGACTGGCTCAATCCAAGGGAGAATGCCATGTTGGATCGGATATACGAGCTTTCGGAGTTTTGCTTTTGTATCTTTTAACCGGGAGGAATTGGGATGGACTGGTTGAGGACATGATGCTTAGTGATAAGGCGGCCCTGGTTCGGGTTTTAGACGATACGGCTGGACAATGGTCATTGGACCTGGCCCAGAGGCTTTCTGGGCTGGCATTGAGATGTTTGTCCATCAATCAAGGGTCTGATTCGGATGTAAAGGTTGGGACCCTAATGGAAGAGCTTGAGGAAATGAGGAAGGAGGCTGAAGGATTGGTCGAGAAAGCAGGAAGAGAGGTGGTAGTGAGTGGTGGAGTTGAACAACGTGAGCAAGAGTCCAGTGATGTGCCCAGTGTTTTCCTCTGCCCAATATTTCAG